A genomic segment from Microcella flavibacter encodes:
- a CDS encoding glycosyltransferase: protein MTDAPHQPGSTARPLRILIGGDTFAPDVNGAAKFAERLAGGLVERGHEVHVVAPRPEGGPNVTRVEEHEGQRMTVHRLRSWRWHPHPWLRYALPWRIEQNAARILDEVRPDVVHFQSHIVVGRGLARQAAKRGIRIVGTNHFMPDNAMQFTPFIGGLKDSAISAMWKAAGRTFGLAAEVTTPTRKAADYLEKYTELRGVRAISCGLHIDNYTPSMQPRDENVVLFLGRVEAEKHIDEMLRAVARLDAALAVQVEIIGDGEQRPALERLARELGIADRVHFAGYAPEEYLTQQLTRATVFAMPSIAELQSIATMEAMASGLPVVGANAMALPHLIHDGENGFLYEPGDIDGFAERLNRILTMPHDELLVLKRESLAIVEAHDINRTLDTFEALYRGEQVDDTVVDGVGTTSH from the coding sequence TTGACGGACGCCCCGCATCAGCCCGGCTCCACCGCCCGCCCCCTGCGCATCCTCATCGGCGGTGACACCTTCGCCCCCGACGTCAACGGCGCCGCCAAGTTCGCCGAGCGCCTCGCCGGTGGTCTCGTCGAGCGCGGCCACGAGGTGCACGTCGTCGCCCCGCGCCCCGAGGGCGGGCCGAACGTCACGCGCGTCGAGGAGCACGAGGGTCAGCGCATGACGGTGCACCGCCTGCGCTCGTGGCGCTGGCACCCGCACCCCTGGCTGCGCTACGCCCTGCCGTGGCGCATCGAGCAGAACGCCGCTCGCATCCTCGACGAGGTGCGGCCCGACGTCGTGCACTTCCAGTCGCACATCGTCGTCGGGCGCGGTCTCGCCCGGCAGGCGGCGAAGCGCGGCATCCGCATCGTCGGCACCAACCACTTCATGCCCGACAACGCGATGCAGTTCACGCCGTTCATCGGCGGTCTGAAGGACAGCGCGATCTCCGCGATGTGGAAGGCCGCCGGGCGCACCTTCGGCCTCGCCGCCGAGGTCACCACGCCGACCCGCAAGGCGGCCGACTACCTCGAGAAGTACACCGAGCTGCGCGGCGTGCGGGCGATCAGCTGCGGCCTGCACATCGACAACTACACCCCCTCGATGCAGCCGCGCGACGAGAACGTCGTGCTGTTCCTCGGCCGGGTCGAGGCCGAGAAGCACATCGACGAGATGCTGCGCGCGGTCGCCCGCCTCGACGCCGCCCTCGCCGTGCAGGTCGAGATCATCGGCGACGGCGAGCAGCGCCCCGCGCTCGAGCGGCTCGCACGCGAGCTCGGCATCGCCGACCGCGTGCACTTCGCCGGCTACGCGCCCGAGGAGTACCTCACGCAGCAGCTCACGCGTGCGACGGTCTTCGCGATGCCGTCGATCGCCGAGCTGCAGTCCATCGCGACGATGGAGGCCATGGCGAGCGGCCTGCCCGTCGTCGGCGCCAACGCGATGGCCCTGCCGCACCTCATCCACGACGGCGAGAACGGGTTCCTGTACGAGCCGGGCGACATCGACGGCTTCGCCGAGCGCCTGAACCGCATCCTCACGATGCCGCACGACGAGCTGCTCGTGCTCAAGCGCGAGAGCCTCGCGATCGTCGAGGCGCACGACATCAACCGCACGCTCGACACCTTCGAGGCGCTGTACCGGGGCGAGCAGGTCGACGACACCGTGGTCGACGGCGTGGGCACCACGAGCCACTGA
- a CDS encoding DUF1684 domain-containing protein, translated as MSSASPAPASPAERYAVFRQRRDLAAVQPQGPLALVNTQWVDGEQSIWGVPGRWAPAPEGGLLLTAEAADGIRVDDALVDGTVRVRGNDDAAPSTIVFDEHTTGFVIAGEGGAYALRVWDAESEAIASFGRIDAFDYAPAWVLTGTFREIEGGTTVGFEHLKDEGRTRDEVVPGEIRFTHEGVEYDIAAFKSGRALQLVFSDATAGDSTYSVGRFLFMAPNPDGTITLDFNTAILPPCAFSYNFNCPLPPKQNRFPFAIEAGEKNVLKADGSLLH; from the coding sequence ATGAGCAGCGCATCCCCCGCCCCCGCCAGCCCCGCCGAGCGCTACGCCGTGTTCCGGCAGCGGCGCGACCTCGCCGCGGTGCAGCCGCAGGGCCCGCTCGCGCTCGTCAACACGCAGTGGGTCGACGGCGAGCAGAGCATCTGGGGCGTGCCCGGCCGATGGGCGCCCGCGCCCGAGGGCGGCCTGCTGCTGACGGCGGAGGCGGCGGACGGCATCCGTGTGGACGACGCGCTCGTCGACGGCACGGTGCGCGTGCGGGGCAACGACGACGCCGCGCCGAGCACGATCGTGTTCGACGAGCACACCACCGGCTTCGTCATCGCCGGCGAGGGCGGCGCCTACGCCCTGCGCGTGTGGGACGCCGAGAGCGAGGCCATCGCGAGCTTCGGCCGCATCGACGCCTTCGATTACGCCCCCGCCTGGGTGCTCACGGGCACGTTCCGCGAGATCGAGGGCGGCACGACCGTCGGCTTCGAGCACCTGAAGGACGAGGGACGCACCCGCGACGAGGTCGTGCCGGGCGAGATCCGCTTCACCCACGAGGGCGTCGAGTACGACATCGCGGCGTTCAAGTCGGGCCGCGCGCTGCAGCTCGTCTTCAGCGACGCGACCGCCGGCGACAGCACCTACTCGGTCGGCCGGTTCCTCTTCATGGCGCCGAACCCCGACGGCACGATCACGCTCGACTTCAACACGGCGATCCTGCCGCCGTGCGCCTTCAGCTACAACTTCAACTGCCCGCTGCCGCCGAAGCAGAACCGTTTCCCCTTCGCGATCGAGGCCGGCGAGAAGAACGTGCTCAAGGCCGACGGCTCGCTCCTGCACTGA
- a CDS encoding GAF domain-containing protein codes for MSNPWLSSPAPDDPSAWRDRLEEAQATGGGAPVRSIVQESWRRARDRAVDPDRLPGAIDLDEDALREYRAAHPLASAVPIIHRLLIRHTFDAGLIIAIGDQSGRLLWIDGDRGLRRRAESMAFVEGANWSEEVAGTSAPGTALALDHGVQIRGAEHYSRIVHPWSCTAVPVHDPASGRIVGVIDITGGDDAVAPATLPLLEATVAAVEAELHVRRLDALARRAARPSTPSRAAAPPPAPLVEPKLHVLGRETGFLEAHGVELELSARHAEILALLAWHRAGLGAEALALAVYGRDDALVTLRAEMVRLRRALASAGLSALAPVSRPYRLPVPLALDAQRVLAFLDRGAHRVALGHYAGPVLPGSGAPGVEAVRAEVSARLRDAMLADAHVDTLLDYARSDEAALDLPVWTAAFRALPVDSPRRTAVVTRIEAIERELGR; via the coding sequence GTGTCGAACCCGTGGCTCTCCTCGCCCGCGCCCGACGACCCCTCGGCCTGGCGCGACCGGCTGGAGGAGGCCCAGGCGACCGGCGGCGGCGCCCCCGTGCGCTCGATCGTCCAGGAGTCCTGGCGGCGCGCCCGCGACCGCGCCGTCGATCCTGATCGCCTGCCCGGCGCGATCGACCTCGACGAGGATGCCCTGCGCGAGTACCGCGCGGCCCATCCCCTCGCGAGCGCCGTGCCGATCATCCACCGCCTGCTCATCCGCCACACCTTCGACGCGGGCCTGATCATCGCGATCGGGGACCAGTCGGGGCGTCTGCTGTGGATCGACGGCGACCGGGGGCTGCGCCGCCGCGCCGAGAGCATGGCCTTCGTCGAGGGCGCGAACTGGTCGGAGGAGGTCGCGGGCACCTCGGCCCCCGGTACCGCGCTCGCGCTCGATCACGGCGTGCAGATCCGCGGCGCCGAGCACTACAGCCGCATCGTGCACCCGTGGAGCTGCACCGCGGTGCCCGTGCACGACCCGGCGAGCGGGCGCATCGTCGGCGTCATCGACATCACGGGCGGCGATGACGCGGTCGCGCCGGCGACGCTGCCGCTGCTGGAGGCGACGGTCGCGGCCGTCGAGGCCGAACTGCACGTGCGGCGGCTGGATGCCCTGGCCCGGCGCGCCGCCCGCCCGAGCACCCCGTCCCGCGCCGCCGCTCCGCCGCCCGCCCCGCTCGTGGAGCCGAAGCTGCACGTGCTCGGCCGCGAGACCGGATTCCTCGAGGCCCACGGCGTCGAGCTCGAGCTGAGCGCCCGGCACGCCGAGATCCTCGCGCTGCTCGCCTGGCACCGCGCCGGTCTCGGGGCTGAGGCGCTCGCGCTCGCCGTCTACGGCCGGGACGACGCTCTCGTCACGCTCCGGGCGGAGATGGTGCGCCTCCGTCGCGCGCTCGCGAGCGCCGGCCTGAGCGCTCTGGCGCCGGTCTCCCGGCCGTACCGCCTGCCCGTGCCGCTCGCGCTCGACGCGCAGCGCGTGCTCGCCTTCCTCGACCGGGGCGCCCACCGGGTGGCCCTCGGGCACTACGCGGGACCGGTTCTGCCGGGCTCGGGCGCTCCCGGGGTCGAGGCGGTGCGGGCCGAAGTGTCGGCGCGACTGCGCGATGCGATGCTCGCCGACGCCCACGTCGACACGCTGCTCGATTACGCCCGCAGCGACGAGGCCGCGCTCGACCTGCCGGTGTGGACGGCGGCGTTCCGCGCTCTCCCCGTCGACAGCCCGCGGCGCACCGCCGTCGTCACGCGCATCGAAGCGATCGAGCGCGAGCTCGGGCGCTGA
- the exaC gene encoding acetaldehyde dehydrogenase ExaC, which produces MTVYAPPGSPDCKVEFKSRYEHWIGGEWVKPVKGMYFEDISPVNGKPFAEVARGTAEDIEAALDAAHKAAPAWGRASTTERAAVLNRIADVIDANLELLAVAETWDNGKPIREPLNADLPLAADHFRYFAAAIRSQDGDFQEMDGDMTAYQYHEPLGVVGQIIPWNFPILMAAWKLAPAIAAGNAVVLKPAEQTPVSILVLIELIGDILPPGVINIVNGFGVEAGKPLASSNRIRKIAFTGETTTGRLILQYSSANIIPATLELGGKSPNVFFADVADKDDAFYDKAQEGFTLFAFNQGEVCTSPSRALIEKPIYDSFLGDAVERTRAAVQGNPLDTDTQVGAQASNDQLEKIMSYIDIGKQEGAKLLLGGERNDLGGDLTDGYYVTPTIFEGHNGMRLFQEEIFGPVVAVTSFDGYDDAISIANDTLYGLGAGVWSRNGNVAYRAGRDIQAGRVWVNNYHAYPAGAAFGGYKSSGIGRENNKLALSHYQQTKNLLVSYSENKLGFF; this is translated from the coding sequence ATGACCGTCTACGCCCCTCCCGGTTCGCCCGACTGCAAGGTCGAGTTCAAGTCGCGCTACGAGCACTGGATCGGGGGTGAGTGGGTGAAGCCCGTCAAGGGCATGTACTTCGAGGACATCTCGCCGGTCAACGGCAAGCCCTTCGCCGAGGTCGCGCGCGGCACGGCGGAGGACATCGAGGCGGCCCTCGACGCCGCGCACAAGGCGGCCCCGGCCTGGGGCAGGGCGAGCACCACCGAGCGCGCCGCGGTGCTCAACAGGATCGCCGACGTCATCGACGCGAACCTCGAGCTGCTCGCGGTGGCCGAGACCTGGGACAACGGCAAGCCCATCCGCGAGCCGCTCAACGCCGACCTGCCGCTGGCCGCCGACCACTTCCGGTACTTCGCCGCCGCGATCCGGTCGCAGGACGGCGACTTCCAGGAGATGGACGGCGACATGACCGCCTACCAGTACCACGAGCCGCTCGGCGTGGTCGGTCAGATCATCCCGTGGAACTTCCCCATCCTCATGGCGGCGTGGAAGCTCGCCCCGGCGATCGCCGCCGGCAACGCCGTGGTGCTGAAGCCGGCCGAGCAGACGCCCGTGTCGATCCTCGTGCTCATCGAGCTCATCGGCGACATCCTGCCGCCCGGGGTCATCAACATCGTCAACGGCTTCGGCGTGGAGGCGGGCAAGCCGCTCGCGAGCAGCAACCGCATCCGCAAGATCGCCTTCACCGGTGAGACGACCACCGGCCGGCTCATCCTGCAGTACTCGAGCGCCAACATCATCCCGGCGACGCTCGAGCTCGGCGGCAAGAGCCCCAACGTCTTCTTCGCCGACGTCGCCGACAAGGACGACGCGTTCTACGACAAGGCGCAGGAGGGCTTCACGCTCTTCGCCTTCAACCAGGGCGAGGTCTGCACCAGCCCGAGCCGCGCGCTCATCGAGAAGCCGATCTACGACAGCTTCCTGGGGGATGCGGTGGAGCGCACCCGCGCGGCGGTGCAGGGCAACCCGCTCGACACCGACACCCAGGTGGGCGCGCAGGCCTCGAACGACCAGCTCGAGAAGATCATGAGCTACATCGACATCGGCAAGCAGGAGGGCGCGAAGCTGCTGCTCGGCGGCGAGCGCAACGACCTCGGGGGCGACCTGACCGACGGCTACTACGTCACGCCGACGATCTTCGAGGGTCATAACGGCATGCGGCTGTTCCAGGAGGAGATCTTCGGCCCCGTCGTCGCCGTCACGAGCTTCGACGGCTACGACGACGCGATCTCCATCGCCAACGACACCCTGTACGGGCTCGGTGCGGGCGTCTGGTCGCGCAACGGCAACGTCGCCTACCGCGCCGGACGCGATATCCAGGCCGGACGGGTCTGGGTGAACAACTACCACGCGTACCCCGCGGGTGCGGCGTTCGGCGGGTACAAGAGCTCCGGGATCGGCCGCGAGAACAACAAGCTCGCCCTCTCGCACTACCAGCAGACGAAGAACCTGCTGGTGTCGTACAGCGAGAACAAGCTCGGGTTCTTCTAG
- a CDS encoding DUF779 domain-containing protein, which translates to MQESAVTIENETSSRVALSDAAVALLRRLQGIHGPLMFHQSGGCCDGSSPMCFPAGDFMTSAQDVLLGRFDLAEAGEDPQPLEFWMSSEQFAYWSHTHLTVDVVPGRGSGFSVEAPEGVRFLIRSRLMEDAQPFA; encoded by the coding sequence ATGCAGGAATCCGCCGTGACGATCGAGAACGAGACGAGCTCGCGGGTGGCGCTGAGCGATGCGGCCGTGGCGCTGCTGCGGCGACTGCAGGGCATCCACGGGCCCTTGATGTTCCATCAGTCGGGCGGGTGCTGCGACGGCTCCTCGCCCATGTGCTTCCCGGCGGGCGACTTCATGACCTCGGCGCAGGACGTGCTGCTCGGACGCTTCGACCTCGCCGAGGCGGGGGAGGACCCGCAACCTCTGGAGTTCTGGATGAGCAGCGAGCAGTTCGCCTACTGGAGCCACACCCACCTCACGGTCGACGTCGTGCCCGGGCGGGGCAGCGGCTTCAGCGTCGAGGCGCCCGAGGGCGTGCGGTTCCTCATCCGCTCCCGGCTGATGGAGGACGCGCAGCCCTTCGCCTGA
- a CDS encoding bifunctional 3'-5' exonuclease/DNA polymerase produces the protein MHLVVDRHPEGMLLTDDRGGTEVVPAAAFPALVADRERRADPPRWVWSDTAHWYPPLLRAGVRVERCHDLRLVEGILAGVEGRPVRAFASRPRAAVALPERQSTALFDLESEGAPPAEAPAAAALLAEQLAALERASAAQPGALALLAAAESAGALAAAEMTHAGLPWSSTDHERLLEDALGARPRPGERPARLVELAAEVERRLGVRPGSLAIDSPPELVAALRGAGIDVASTRSWELQQQGHPAIAPLLQYKSLSRLMTANGWNWLDEWVRDGRFRPVFVPGGVVTGRWASDGGGALQLPRQVRSAVRADEGWVLVVADAAQLEPRILTALSQDAEMARAGAGVDLYQGIVDSGAVRSREQAKLGMLGAMYGGTTGQSALVLPRLQRVFPRATAYVEEAARAGERGETVRTRLGRTSPAPGEAWQERRLLAAAEGVGEGERRDARTASRAQGRFTRNFVVQGTAAEWALAWMAGVRRRLWSPDAGPLTVQPHLVFFLHDELMVHAPAHRAEEAATALREAAADAGRLLFGTAPVTFPVTVAIVERYSEAK, from the coding sequence GTGCATCTCGTCGTCGACCGCCACCCCGAGGGGATGCTCCTCACCGACGATCGCGGCGGCACCGAGGTCGTCCCGGCCGCCGCCTTCCCCGCCCTCGTCGCCGACCGCGAACGCCGCGCCGATCCGCCCCGATGGGTCTGGAGCGACACCGCGCACTGGTACCCGCCGCTCCTCCGCGCGGGCGTGCGGGTCGAGCGCTGCCACGATCTGCGCCTCGTCGAGGGCATCCTCGCCGGGGTGGAGGGGCGGCCCGTGCGCGCCTTCGCCTCCCGCCCGCGCGCCGCGGTCGCCCTGCCCGAGCGGCAGTCGACCGCCCTGTTCGATCTCGAGTCGGAGGGCGCGCCGCCCGCCGAGGCGCCCGCTGCGGCCGCACTGCTCGCCGAGCAGCTCGCGGCTCTCGAGCGCGCCTCGGCGGCGCAGCCGGGCGCGCTCGCCCTGCTCGCCGCGGCCGAGTCGGCGGGCGCCCTCGCCGCCGCCGAGATGACCCACGCCGGCCTGCCGTGGAGCTCGACCGACCACGAACGGCTGCTGGAGGACGCGCTCGGAGCCCGGCCGCGCCCGGGGGAGCGGCCGGCGCGCCTCGTCGAGCTCGCCGCCGAGGTCGAGCGCCGGCTCGGCGTGCGCCCCGGCTCGCTCGCGATCGACTCGCCGCCCGAGCTCGTGGCCGCTCTGCGCGGCGCCGGCATCGACGTCGCCTCGACCCGGTCGTGGGAGCTGCAGCAGCAGGGCCATCCCGCCATCGCGCCGCTGCTGCAGTACAAGAGCCTCAGCCGCCTCATGACCGCCAACGGCTGGAACTGGCTCGACGAGTGGGTGCGCGACGGCCGGTTCCGCCCCGTGTTCGTGCCCGGCGGGGTGGTCACCGGGCGCTGGGCCTCCGACGGCGGGGGAGCGCTGCAGCTGCCGAGGCAGGTGCGCAGCGCCGTGCGGGCCGACGAGGGCTGGGTGCTCGTCGTCGCCGACGCCGCGCAGCTCGAGCCGCGCATCCTCACCGCCCTCTCGCAGGACGCGGAGATGGCGCGCGCCGGCGCGGGCGTCGACCTCTACCAGGGCATCGTCGACAGCGGCGCCGTGCGCTCGCGCGAGCAGGCGAAGCTCGGCATGCTCGGCGCGATGTACGGCGGCACGACCGGGCAGAGCGCGCTCGTGCTGCCGCGGCTGCAGCGGGTGTTCCCGCGGGCGACCGCCTACGTGGAGGAGGCCGCGCGGGCGGGGGAGCGGGGCGAGACGGTGCGCACGCGGCTCGGGCGCACCTCCCCGGCACCCGGGGAGGCCTGGCAGGAGCGCCGCCTGCTCGCGGCGGCCGAGGGCGTCGGCGAGGGCGAGCGACGGGATGCCCGTACCGCCTCCCGCGCGCAGGGCCGGTTCACCCGCAACTTCGTGGTGCAGGGCACGGCGGCCGAGTGGGCGCTCGCGTGGATGGCGGGGGTGCGTCGTCGACTCTGGAGCCCCGACGCGGGCCCGCTCACGGTGCAGCCGCACCTGGTGTTCTTCCTGCACGACGAGCTGATGGTGCATGCCCCGGCGCACCGCGCGGAGGAGGCCGCGACCGCGCTGCGCGAGGCGGCGGCCGATGCCGGCCGGCTGCTCTTCGGCACCGCGCCGGTGACCTTCCCGGTCACGGTCGCGATCGTCGAGCGGTACAGCGAGGCGAAGTAG